Proteins co-encoded in one Haloarcula pelagica genomic window:
- the rpl3p gene encoding 50S ribosomal protein L3, translating to MPQPSRPRKGSMGFGPRKRSTSETPRFNSWPDDDGQPGVQGFAGYKAGMTHVVLVNDEPNSPREGMEETVPVTVVETPPMRAVALRAYEDTPYGKRPLTEVWTDEFHGELDRTLDLPEDHDPDAAEEQVRDALEAGDLGDIRLITHTVPDDVPNVPKKKPDVMETRVGGGSISDRLDHALDLVGDGGEHSMNDVFRAGEYADVGAVTTGKGTQGPVKRWGVQKRKGKHARQGWRRRIGNLGPWNPSRVRSTVPQQGQTGYHQRTELNKRVIDIGEGDDPSVDGGFVNYGEVDGHYTLVKGSVPGPDKRLVRFRPAVRPNDQPRLDPEVRYVSTESNQG from the coding sequence ATGCCACAACCAAGCAGACCACGCAAGGGCTCGATGGGCTTTGGCCCGCGCAAGCGCTCGACGAGCGAGACGCCTCGCTTCAACAGCTGGCCCGACGACGACGGCCAGCCGGGCGTCCAGGGGTTCGCCGGCTACAAGGCGGGCATGACACACGTCGTGCTCGTCAACGACGAACCCAACTCCCCCCGCGAGGGGATGGAGGAGACCGTCCCGGTGACGGTCGTCGAGACGCCGCCGATGCGCGCTGTCGCCCTGCGAGCCTACGAAGACACGCCGTACGGGAAGCGTCCGCTGACGGAGGTCTGGACGGATGAGTTCCACGGGGAACTCGACCGCACACTGGACCTGCCGGAGGACCACGACCCGGACGCTGCAGAGGAACAGGTACGAGACGCACTCGAGGCCGGTGACCTGGGCGATATCCGACTGATCACCCACACCGTCCCCGACGATGTCCCGAACGTCCCGAAGAAAAAGCCCGACGTGATGGAGACTCGCGTCGGCGGCGGCTCCATCTCGGACCGCCTGGATCACGCGCTCGACCTCGTCGGAGACGGCGGCGAGCACTCGATGAACGACGTGTTCCGCGCCGGCGAGTACGCCGACGTCGGGGCCGTCACCACCGGGAAAGGGACCCAGGGTCCCGTCAAGCGCTGGGGCGTCCAGAAGCGGAAGGGCAAACACGCCCGGCAGGGCTGGCGCCGACGGATCGGTAACCTCGGTCCGTGGAACCCGTCCCGCGTGCGCTCGACGGTCCCCCAGCAGGGCCAGACCGGCTACCACCAGCGCACCGAACTGAACAAGCGTGTCATCGACATCGGCGAAGGGGACGACCCCAGCGTCGACGGCGGGTTCGTCAACTACGGCGAGGTCGACGGTCACTACACGCTCGTGAAGGGCTCGGTGCCCGGTCCGGACAAGCGACTGGTTCGCTTCCGGCCCGCAGTGCGACCGAACGACCAGCCGCGCCTCGACCCCGAGGTGCGCTACGTCTCCACGGAATCGAACCAGGGATAA
- a CDS encoding 50S ribosomal protein L23, producing MSWDVIKFPHVTEKAMNDMDFQNKLQFVVDSSATKTDVIDAVEDQYEVEVVDVNTQNTMDGEKKAVVRLSEDDDAQEVASRIGVF from the coding sequence ATGAGCTGGGACGTTATCAAGTTCCCCCACGTCACCGAGAAGGCCATGAACGACATGGACTTCCAGAACAAGCTCCAGTTCGTCGTCGACTCCTCGGCTACCAAGACGGATGTCATCGACGCCGTCGAGGACCAGTACGAGGTCGAAGTCGTCGACGTGAACACACAGAACACGATGGACGGCGAGAAGAAGGCCGTCGTTCGCCTCTCCGAGGACGACGACGCCCAGGAAGTCGCCTCCAGAATCGGGGTGTTCTAA
- the mch gene encoding methenyltetrahydromethanopterin cyclohydrolase, protein MESLNRMATELIDEAIDFAEELTIDVHALEGDAAVLDFGVEVPGAVEAGLLLAEIQTAGLATVQSTMGTVADAPLTHVELSTDHPALALLCAQKGGWELSTAEFEGLGSGPARALVAEEDIFERVGYREAADFAVLAVEADELPDESVAEAVAERTGVPETAVFLPTFATASVTGSVVAAARAAELAVFRLSELGFDPVSVLSANASAPVAPVAGDEETAMARTTDALAYGAKVHLTVDESFDRFDEVASVAAGEYGRPLGGVFEAVDWDFTELPVGVFAPAQVTIDVVGGDTHVVGTTSESVLAESFGIATQ, encoded by the coding sequence ATGGAGAGTCTCAACCGGATGGCCACCGAACTCATCGACGAGGCCATCGACTTCGCCGAGGAGCTGACGATCGACGTACACGCCTTGGAGGGCGACGCCGCAGTACTGGACTTCGGTGTCGAGGTGCCCGGTGCCGTCGAGGCCGGGCTCTTGCTGGCGGAGATTCAGACCGCGGGCCTGGCGACGGTCCAGTCGACCATGGGGACCGTCGCCGACGCGCCCCTGACACACGTCGAGCTGTCGACGGACCATCCGGCACTGGCGCTTTTGTGTGCACAGAAGGGCGGCTGGGAGCTCTCGACGGCGGAGTTCGAGGGGCTGGGCAGCGGTCCGGCCCGCGCGCTGGTCGCCGAGGAGGACATCTTCGAACGGGTGGGGTATCGCGAGGCGGCCGACTTCGCCGTGCTGGCCGTCGAGGCCGACGAACTGCCCGACGAGAGCGTCGCCGAGGCCGTCGCCGAGCGGACCGGCGTCCCCGAGACGGCCGTCTTCCTGCCGACGTTCGCGACCGCGAGTGTCACGGGGAGCGTCGTCGCGGCCGCCCGAGCGGCCGAACTCGCCGTGTTCCGGCTCTCGGAACTGGGCTTCGATCCCGTCTCCGTGCTGTCGGCGAACGCGAGCGCACCGGTGGCGCCGGTCGCCGGTGACGAGGAGACGGCGATGGCCCGGACGACCGACGCGCTGGCCTACGGCGCAAAAGTCCATCTGACGGTCGACGAGTCGTTCGACCGGTTCGACGAGGTCGCTTCCGTCGCCGCCGGCGAGTACGGTCGCCCGCTGGGCGGCGTGTTCGAGGCTGTCGACTGGGACTTCACCGAGTTGCCCGTCGGGGTGTTCGCTCCCGCACAGGTGACGATCGACGTGGTCGGCGGCGACACGCACGTAGTGGGGACGACGAGCGAGTCCGTCCTCGCCGAGAGTTTCGGTATCGCCACTCAGTAG
- a CDS encoding MTH1187 family thiamine-binding protein — protein MTCIGFLSVAPVVEESMAPYVADAVAALDDFDVTYETTPMGTIIEADDSAELFAAAHAAHEAVGAQSDRVETFLKIDDKRGVDQRASEKVDAVEQELGREARSDSEE, from the coding sequence ATGACCTGCATCGGGTTCCTCTCGGTCGCACCGGTCGTCGAAGAGAGCATGGCGCCGTACGTCGCCGACGCCGTCGCGGCGTTGGACGACTTCGACGTGACCTACGAGACGACGCCGATGGGGACGATCATCGAGGCCGACGACAGCGCGGAGCTGTTCGCGGCCGCACACGCCGCCCACGAGGCCGTCGGCGCACAGTCCGACCGCGTCGAGACGTTCCTGAAGATCGACGACAAGCGGGGCGTCGACCAGCGGGCAAGCGAGAAGGTCGACGCCGTCGAACAGGAGTTGGGCCGCGAAGCCCGGAGCGACAGCGAGGAGTGA
- a CDS encoding RNA methyltransferase encodes MTTSVLVPSSLTREAEDKREATRKLGYVARAATVFRVDRLTVFPDPDGAGKFEDGFVETVLRYAATPPHLRKEMWGKRGELEYVGVLPPLRVRSQTGSGSEGSGSLRQGIVTEVGADGRVRVNCGLQHPISLPVPDGLDVGKGERVTVRVSSRRPVRAKLVDAPTTGFDVVSADLDTALSRDDAGLTIASSRYGEPVSTARLGQVVERRDAAGGMTVAFGAPERGLPSILDVDPDAAGRDQRDDDPTGFDLWLNTVPNQGSEVVRTEEALFASLACLTLTE; translated from the coding sequence ATGACGACCAGCGTGCTCGTGCCGTCTTCGCTCACACGCGAAGCCGAGGACAAACGCGAGGCGACTCGCAAGCTCGGATACGTGGCCCGCGCGGCCACGGTCTTCCGGGTCGATCGGCTGACCGTCTTCCCCGACCCCGACGGGGCGGGGAAGTTCGAAGACGGGTTCGTCGAAACCGTGTTGCGGTACGCCGCGACGCCGCCACACCTCCGAAAGGAGATGTGGGGCAAGCGGGGCGAACTGGAGTACGTCGGCGTCCTGCCGCCGCTCCGCGTGCGTTCACAGACCGGCTCCGGATCCGAGGGTTCGGGGTCGTTAAGACAGGGAATCGTGACCGAGGTCGGAGCTGATGGGCGCGTACGGGTCAATTGCGGACTGCAACACCCGATCTCCCTCCCCGTTCCAGACGGACTGGACGTGGGCAAGGGGGAGCGCGTGACCGTCAGGGTCTCTTCGCGACGGCCGGTCCGGGCGAAACTCGTCGACGCCCCCACCACAGGGTTCGATGTCGTTTCCGCGGACCTCGATACGGCACTCTCGCGTGACGACGCCGGGCTCACCATCGCGTCATCGCGATACGGTGAGCCGGTCTCGACGGCGCGGCTCGGCCAGGTGGTCGAGCGCCGCGACGCCGCGGGCGGCATGACAGTCGCCTTCGGCGCACCCGAGCGCGGGTTACCGTCGATACTCGACGTGGACCCGGACGCCGCCGGGAGAGACCAGCGAGACGACGACCCAACAGGGTTCGACCTCTGGCTGAATACGGTTCCGAACCAGGGCAGCGAGGTCGTGCGAACGGAAGAAGCACTGTTCGCCTCCCTCGCCTGTCTAACCCTCACGGAGTAA
- the rpl4p gene encoding 50S ribosomal protein L4 — translation MQVTVHDLDGDADGEVDLPAVFETPVRTDLIQKAVRAAQANRKQDYGADEYAGLRTPAESFGSGRGQAHVPKQDGRARRVPQAVKGRSAHPPKSEKDRSIDINDKERQLAVRSALAATTDAELVAERGHEFDRDEVPVVVSDDFEDLVKTQEVVSLLEALDIHADIERADETKIKAGQGKMRGRKYRRPSSILFVTSEEPSTAARNLAGVDVATAAEVNTEDLAPGAAPGRLTVFTESALAEVADR, via the coding sequence ATGCAGGTAACAGTACACGACCTGGACGGCGACGCCGACGGTGAGGTCGATCTGCCGGCTGTCTTCGAGACGCCGGTCCGGACAGACCTCATCCAGAAGGCAGTACGCGCCGCACAGGCCAACCGGAAACAGGACTACGGCGCCGACGAGTACGCTGGCCTCCGCACGCCGGCCGAGTCGTTCGGTAGCGGCCGCGGCCAGGCACACGTCCCCAAACAGGACGGCCGTGCCCGCCGCGTCCCGCAGGCGGTCAAGGGCCGTTCGGCCCACCCGCCCAAGTCCGAGAAGGACCGCTCGATCGACATCAACGACAAGGAGCGCCAGCTCGCCGTTCGCTCGGCGCTGGCAGCGACCACCGACGCCGAACTCGTCGCCGAGCGCGGCCACGAGTTCGACCGCGACGAGGTGCCCGTCGTCGTCTCCGACGACTTCGAGGACCTCGTCAAGACCCAGGAGGTCGTCTCCCTGCTCGAAGCGCTCGACATCCACGCGGACATCGAGCGCGCGGACGAGACCAAGATCAAGGCCGGACAGGGGAAGATGCGCGGCCGGAAGTACCGCCGCCCCTCTTCGATCCTGTTCGTGACCAGCGAGGAACCGTCGACGGCCGCCCGCAACCTCGCGGGTGTCGACGTGGCGACGGCCGCCGAGGTCAACACGGAAGACCTCGCGCCCGGCGCAGCGCCCGGTCGGCTGACGGTCTTTACCGAGTCCGCACTCGCGGAGGTGGCCGACAGATGA